The sequence TACTCGAGTTGAAAGCAGGAGTTAACCACTCCCCCTAAATAATTTTGTGCACATTTTATTCTATTTGAATATAGAGAATTTACACTcttcctctcttttctttctcttattcCGTCGAGTAAATTTCTCAATCGCGCTCAAGGGTGTGTGCGACCTAAttgtcaatgaagtgggttgagaacctGAGGTCTCGGGTTCGAATCCTAGCAGAGGCAAAAAACACTAGTCGATTCTTCCCATCTCTCCTAGTCGTGGTGGACAGAGTTACATGGTATCTGATGGTGGTGGGAGGTGGCACGTATCCTATGGATTTAGTCGAGCTGCTGGCCATTTGGATTGGTAATCGGCATTAGATTTTTATGGTTAGGAATTTGTATGTCTCACTAAAGATACTATAATCATCTTGTCCATTTTTGATTGTACTTGAACATTGTGGATGGGGTGGGAAACTGAGCTACCTTAGTGTTGGTTAGGTCACAGCCATTGTTACACAGCCACCTTCAGGAAGGGATAGAGGAAGAAAAGTAATGCCTTCACCAGTTGCACAACATGCTCTTGACAGAGGGTTCCCTTCTGATATGATTTTCACACCTGTGAAGGCTGGTGAGGTAACTAAGATTATTTACTATTTATGTTTTTAGAATTTATTTCTGGATATGCCACTGCTCGTCTGCTCCTTAGATGTCTTCCTTGGGACAAATTGTCGTGATGCCTTTTTACGGAAATCATTATGTTTGTAGAAAGTTAGAAACTTAAGTTTTGTTTATATTTCTTTACGACATGAAGTCAGATACATTCTCTTGGGTAAAGAGAAAGGTGAAATATTAGAAGGCTATGTTTCTTTAATGACCAGTGATTTTTCCTAGTTGGTTATAAAAAATGATGCCTTTGTTATGAAATTGTGAAAAATCAAACAGTTCCATTGATGCATTTTAATGCTTTTGTGCCTGCTAAAAAATGTCCAATCTCTGAACGTCAATTCTggatcaatcttcagaaatttgtaaaattatggTGACTGGGTTCCATATGCATCTTATTAACTGTGTTATTGAAATGCAGGAAGCatttctttttaactttaaaTCTTTGGAGCCAGAGCTTTGTGTTACTGCTGCATATGGGAATATTTTACCCACGAAGTTTCTGAACATTCCATCAAAAGGTTAGGCAATAGAGTGCTAATTATTATGCAATTCTATTTTGTAGGTCCCTAACTCTTTGTTAATGTtgcattttcatattttcaagagTTGGACTTTGGAAGTTGTCAGAATAAGAAACATTTTTCACTTGATAAAGAGCTCTTAGTTTTTTACTTAAGCTCATGATATACTTTAGCATCATTTCCTTTCGTTTAAGAAGAccttttctcaaaattttctaaaaaagtaGTCAGTAAAATTTGCTGGTGAAAGCTTGGAATTCTAATAGTTAAATTCAGTGCATTTCTTTGGTGATTCACAATGGAGAATCTGCTAGTTTAGGTACATTTTAACATTCTTAGCAAGCAACGTTGATTGTAGGGGATGCTAAAGTAATTGTGCACTAAGAGTAAGAAAGGGTGTCAATATAATTCAATTACTAAAGCCTAGCTGACTAGAGGGATTCTGAACACACATAAAGTGATTAACTGCATATTTTGTAGTTAAAACCAAGAGAATGGCAGCGCTGATTATAGTGTTTTTCTCATCATTATGCAACACTTTACAAAGATCTTTTTCCTGCTTAAGCTCAATTATCTGAATCAGCTTTAGTCTTTATGATTCAATCAAGCAGGAACGGTTAACATACACCCAAGTTTACTGCCTCTATACCGTGGTGCAGCCCCTGTACAAAGAGCATTGCAGGTTTCATTCTCCTAAAAAATTATGGAAGTTATATGAGTTACTTGTTCGATTGTTTTATGATATTTGGAACTGTATGTATAATTTCAGGGTGGTGTTAAAGAAACAGGGGTGTCGTTAGCTTACACAGTTCGTAAACTGGATGCTGGACCAGTTATTGCTCGTGAAAGAGTAACAATTGATGATCAAATAAAGGTCTTTATGTTTTTCTTTCCAGAAATGCTGTTTTTGATTGGTTTGTCATCATGGGTAGATGCTTGGTTAAGTTCTGCAAGTCCATTGTGCTGGATGCAGCAAAAACTGATTCCCGCTGCTTGCAGTTATTGGGAAAAGATTCTAGTGATACCCTTATCCCAATTTTCTCAATTTTCCTTGCTAGGCAAGGTCAGTCGGTTAAGGTTGGTGTAAAATGACACAGATACATGAAAATGTGTCAGTATTACCTTAACCACTAAACAGAGAGTTGCTCCTCGACTTATTTGTATGCTGGTAGCTATACGTGTGTGGACTGCCCACTTCTGGGAAGTACCTATATCTTTTAATGAAATTTCTGACTAATATTATAACATCTTTTTCAGGCTCCAGATTTACTTGAGTTACTGTTTAATctaggtttgtttctcttatcTTCTACTCTTTTCTCTTCAGCAAGTGAAAATTTCAGCATTATAATGTTCGTCTTCCTGGATGAAatgtgtattcttagtttaaAATGCATCATATGGCCGGTAGAGTTGGAGAACAAAACGtatttagcttttatttttgatCACTGCAAGTTATTTGTGTAATAGTTGGAGAATCTTTGGCAGGGGTTTAAGAGGTAGTATTCCAGTGTAATATTGTCAAGCTGCTCTTTCAAAATTCATGTGACCATATTACAATAGGTGTTGTTTTCTGTGCTATGTGCAGATATTGGGATGTCGAATATTTGTCATGATTCAGATTCCATTTCTCGATAGCTCATGGGCTTTTATTCCATTCAGGTTCCAAACTTCTAATTCGAGAACTTCCTTCTATATTTGATGGGTCTGCAAGTGGGAGTGCCGAAAAGCAAGATGACAGTAAAGCTACCCTGGCTCCCAAGGTAAAAATCATCCCTCTACAGTGCTTCCATCATTTGGTGTGTTTCTTCCCAGTTTCAAGTGTAATGTTAAACCAACTGGAGAGGTGGGTGCATGGAACATCATGGCATTTAACAAAAATATTCCTGGATCAGCAACATCACGAGTTCCTGTGGAAGATAAGATGTCAGCCATCTTGCCTGCACTATTAGATATTCATGAAACATAATGGACTTAGGATTCACTACTCTTCCATGTTGCTAGCCATATTTGTTCAGTTGTCAGCATATTTTCACATGGAAAGTCcgtgcttttatttttttatagagaATAGTGAAGGTTAAGCATATTTTATCACAGTCTGATAGTGGATCCTATTTCACAAAACATGTTTCCTCCATTGCTTGAATGTTTAGTGCTCCTGACAGTAAGCCCATCCCTATCTGAAACTTTGGTACATGACAACTAAATCCATCTAAAAAATGAGATATGTATCACGGTTGGAGTGACACCAATAATGGATCTCAAACTGTTGCACAAGATAGTTCTTTTTGTACCATCTCTgaataattatttcttcaaaCACCATCCAATGCATTTACGCTAATTTTGTATTTCGTCTTGGTTAATCAAAATTCAGATAAACCTTTCCATCAAATTCTGGCAATAAAGCTATGATTTTTGCTTCTTGCAGATAACTCCTGAGGAGTCATGGCTATCCTTTGAGGAAGATGCCCACGTGCTTCATAACAAGGTATTCTTCTGAATTGTCTTTCAATCTGGGCTGAGTGATCATGACACAGTAGTTTTTAGGTTCGGGCATTTGCAGGATGGCCAGGAACTCGAGCTAGACTTAAGGTTATTGACCCTAGCACTGGAGAGAGCAGTATTATAGAGCTCAAAATTATAACTACTCGGGTTTATGGTGGTATCAGAAGTCAAGATATAGAGGCCAATGAAGTGCTTTACACCAAAGGTTCCCTGGTAATTCCTTGTGGTGTGGGCACAGCACTGGAGGTGAGAAGATTTTGTACCTTAAAAATTCAAGATTATTTTGATTCAAGCTGAAAGTTCTATCGGCTTTTATAATCCTAAATGTAATGGGATGCTCTATTTTCATATCGTCCTAAATTTGGAAGATTACATGAGATCCACCATTGATGCCAGCTTTCTATCTATGTACTATGACCTTTAATAGTCCATGCTGACTCAAAATTGGACATGCACTGTATGTAGAACCTCAATACACTTAAAATTTGCTGTTTCTTGGTTATCCAGTAAATGGAGGGTTGAGTGTGATTTAATTCATCTAAATTAACAGCTCCATTCAAGTTTTCCTCATGTATTTGTCTTGAATCTTTGTGGAGAGAGATAGATAAAGAGAGGAAGGGTTGGGGGGATTACTTGTCTGCAGAGCATGGGCACTTCTTTTTCTGTTGATAGATCTGCTAATATGGGCAGTTCTAGTGTTACAGGTTGACTGTCATGTTGTTTGCATCTTCTTTTTCTTGGTATGTTACACTGTTTTTGAAATATCTATGATGCTAGTTTTTGGTATTTCAGGTTTTGGAAATCCAACTTCCTGGCAAGAGAGCTGTTAATGCAGCTGCATTTTGGAATGGTTTAAGAGGCCAAATGCTGAAAAAGTTGTGATCACTAAGCCGGTCAGCCACACCAATATGTAAGACTGAAATATTCTGGTAGTCCTCTGAGTACTTTCTTAATGTCTTAATGGATTTGGGAGCAGCTGCCACATGCGCATTTCTTTTGATGCacagttttttcttttctttttttggtttccaTCAAGTGCGCAATAGTACAATTATCTTGTTATACATCCCTTAGTATACTACTTGATTTGCTTTTTGAAAACGTTCCTTATCTTCTCGTTCCTCAATTTTTGGTGATTGGCCATGTGGTACTTGGTTCAAGGGGGAAATTGTTGGGTGTGCCAACAACGTCCCACATTGAAAGTTGATAAGAAAAAAGAACAGTAACATATTATTGAAGTGTAGGGACATTGTGAAGTGTTTTGGGAAAACTGTGCAGGTTTTGGCCCAAAATCACACCATATTAATAGCAGCTTGCCCACccctttttccttttcattttccaTTTCGGCTTTATAATACACGGTCTAGGGTTGCTCAGGAATTGTACCTAAACACTGACTTCTGCTAAGACCTATTTTCGAAGAAGAAATGAATCAAACTACCTTTCTGTGACAACTAGGAACAAAATGTTTTAAGAGTATTGTTCTAAAGGTTGCAGATTAGTACGTGATGACGAGGAAGCATATTAGAATAATGAAATTGTTAAAATTATTTCTGCGATCATGTGCTAGTTTAATTCAGTTGATGTATCATGGCAAATGTGTAAAACTACACACAATGTGAGGATGAATTGATTTGAAATAGTGACAAATGCTGCTTTTAGGTACCAAAAAGCCACAAATCTGGAATATATATGCTCCTTAGTCTTTTTACATGGTGTAAACCAAAGGACTtgacaatcaaaattcaaaaagcaTGTTAAAGCATTATCCATTGAGCATAACAAAAAAGTTGTTGCTTTTGTTTTGATTGCAGCAGCCAGTCGACAAGTTGTACCAAATGCCATTGTTCTGGAGTGTGATTGTTTTGTTTTGACTGAGAAACTTGGCAGTCCAAAGTTGAATTGAAGCCTGTAAAAAGTCGATCATAGAAATGACGTCCACTAGCCATTTTTCGgccttatttttgaaaaataactaCTTACTGTTGtggagtttcaaattttttcagGAAAATCAAATCACCACGAAAAAGTTGCAAAGTTGGATTCTCAAGGCAGGCAGGCAGGCAGGCAGGCTCCTTATTCTTTGCAGataaattgaaacttgaaagatATAATTTGAATACATGTATTCTCCACCAAAATGAGTAcgattctttttctttgttttccacTTTGAAGTGACTAACAAGATTCCCCTGGCCAACAATTTGACCCACAAACTAAAAAGAAGACTACATAAATATCCAATTATTGGTCCAGCTGATTATTTgttatactaaaaaaaataatgacagtACCATTATATTGTCTTTCTACTAagattttttcaaacacttatgCATTATTCAACTGTaatttatacaaatcttatatatatatattaaaaggtTGATGTGTAAACTTGCCTTCGATCCTCAAACTTTGCCTTTTTCCGGAGAAACAGATAATACTTTACTTGTTTCAATTTGTAAGTTGAGACATTCATTTTATTTGTAGACAAGTCttataacttttaaaaattcGTTGAAATCAAACTTTGCCTTTTAATTTGTACTTTGATATCATTTTATTGGTATACAAGTTTTTCAATTTATGTGTTACCATCATCACTAATATATGTATATTACAAGTTAAATTATTACCTTAAACTCTACCAAATCATCACATAAACGAGAAGAGTGAGTAAAGTAAAAAAGGACGCAAAAATGTACGGCAAAAAAGGTTGTGTTTTGGTCCTAATTATCAAGTGAATAATAAGGTGTGAATGCTGGAGTTGTCCACACACACCCTAATGATTTATGTTATGCCTTGAGAACTAagattcttcttttcttcattttgataaaatattttcaatccAATTATATAACTAGTTTCATCTCTTTACTTGTGGGGATAAAAAATATTCTGTTAACCTACTTTTCCTCCTTTATTTTTTACAACCTTTTTCAACTCAAAGGTTAGATTACCCTACATAGAAGAAAGGTCTCAAAGGACGTACGTTTGTCAATCATGGGGCAAACtccaagaaaatatttcaaatctCCATCCCAACAATTTGAAATTATGTAGTAACTCTGTCTCAATTTATTATTGATACTTTTTATGTGTAATAAAGTTTGCattgtttttctaatatttgTTCTGCATCAATTTACAAAATTAAGTGATTAAACTGGATTAACTAATCAGATTAAACATTAATATATATGTTAGTTTCTTCATACATGTTTTCTACACGAACAATTTCTATAATACTATTAAGTAATATAAGATATGTTCTGTATTATATAGTGCGGTTTAGAACAAGATATAATTTGGAgaaataatttagtttttttaatgtATAGAGAGAataatgaaattgaaatagcCCAAAATGAAACCCAGATATTTTGTGCACGAATTTAGGATGAGGGAACATTGGAAGGCAATAATTAGGGGCattaattgataaataaataaaaaggcaaAGCTAGCACCCACTGAACGAAAATGAAAGCAAGACATAAAAGTACTTTACAACAATTTTCCAATTAAcccatcaaaatattataaacaaaTAAGAAGTTACATAAAGGCTCATCATTTCGGGGCACACTTGCATCTTTTTGTGGACGATTTCTTTAGCAAAAGGAAAATTAAACAATTTACCGCCATTaactttttattaaataatcttaTAGTAATAGGTAATTCTCATATTGTTTAAATGAGTAAAATAAGAATTCATCGGTAGCCGATGTCAACTTATTTGAGACGGAATTttagttgttattgttgtatcaTATGGTAATAACTATTTGCGAATTTGATATAAGATAATACTATAATAGTCCGTTATAATTAGTTAAATTATGGAAGAgagtcttggagtaactggtaaagttgttgtcacgtGATCAGGAGGTCAAGGGTTAAAGTCTTGGAAACAACCTGATAGAAATGTAAGACAAAGCTGTGTATGATACACCTATCTAATTAGCCCCTGCGTATACCGGGCTGCTATAATTAGTTACaccaataatacaataaattTTACTCTggcaatatatttaatttaacacTCTTGCTTTGCTTTAGTTGTCATTGTCCCATATCCACCGAACCAACTTTaacttgttatattattattcccCCTCCCATCCCCATAAAACCCACAACACAagtctctctttatatatattattggttCAGTACTTGCTTGCATTGCTTTCTCCCAAAGTGAAATAATATGGGTGTTCTTgattatttatcaaatttttgcaCCGTCACCGACACAAGACGACGTACCAAGAGAAGACCATTGCAGGTATGTTAATTCTAGCTACTTTCTATTCATGTTAGCCTCCAATAAAGCTGCTGctaattttcatgttaaatttatatatatatatatatatgttctttGCTGTCGATCCTCCTTTTATTTTGTAGCAACTCTTTTTGGTTATTGATGAGTTCTTTTATTGTAAAATTGTTAGACAGTGGAGATAAAAGTGAAGATGGACTGTGATGGATGCGAAAGAAGAGTCAAGAACGCAGTTAGACGCATGAAAGGTTGTTAATTATTACTAGCAGCACTATGAATATTTATGCTAATTAGAGACCCTAGAAATTTGAAATTATAGAAGAAAATAAACCATAGAGATTGAAATTCTTTTACTTTAAAGTGCAGTTGCATCATGCAAGTATGCTATAATGATTCTCCGAGGAACCTATTTTTAGATTAAATTATCAATGGTTGATAACTGAAATAAGTGATGAAGAAGGAAGATGAAAGGTGACGACGGATAA comes from Capsicum annuum cultivar UCD-10X-F1 chromosome 2, UCD10Xv1.1, whole genome shotgun sequence and encodes:
- the LOC107860102 gene encoding methionyl-tRNA formyltransferase isoform X2, which gives rise to MLSSSVMIRRFCTFTLTASSSPSTSNKKRLVFLGSPQVSASVLDALFNASAAPDSLFQEAFLFNFKSLEPELCVTAAYGNILPTKFLNIPSKGTVNIHPSLLPLYRGAAPVQRALQGGVKETGVSLAYTVRKLDAGPVIARERVTIDDQIKAPDLLELLFNLGSKLLIRELPSIFDGSASGSAEKQDDSKATLAPKITPEESWLSFEEDAHVLHNKVRAFAGWPGTRARLKVIDPSTGESSIIELKIITTRVYGGIRSQDIEANEVLYTKGSLVIPCGVGTALEVLEIQLPGKRAVNAAAFWNGLRGQMLKKL
- the LOC107860102 gene encoding methionyl-tRNA formyltransferase isoform X1 → MLSSSVMIRRFCTFTLTASSSPSTSNKKRLVFLGSPQVSASVLDALFNASAAPDSLFQVTAIVTQPPSGRDRGRKVMPSPVAQHALDRGFPSDMIFTPVKAGEEAFLFNFKSLEPELCVTAAYGNILPTKFLNIPSKGTVNIHPSLLPLYRGAAPVQRALQGGVKETGVSLAYTVRKLDAGPVIARERVTIDDQIKAPDLLELLFNLGSKLLIRELPSIFDGSASGSAEKQDDSKATLAPKITPEESWLSFEEDAHVLHNKVRAFAGWPGTRARLKVIDPSTGESSIIELKIITTRVYGGIRSQDIEANEVLYTKGSLVIPCGVGTALEVLEIQLPGKRAVNAAAFWNGLRGQMLKKL